In a genomic window of Paroedura picta isolate Pp20150507F chromosome 14, Ppicta_v3.0, whole genome shotgun sequence:
- the NUP50 gene encoding nuclear pore complex protein Nup50 isoform X2: MAKRVAEKELTDRNWDQEEETEEMGTFSVASEEVLKNRAIKKAKRRNVGLESDSGGAFKGFKGFVLSSGGAGFSGFGNGTGAKPFGLSNGSSSSVTNTCSFISLKAATETQTTLASPAVSSGSINITGLEKKPTSLETNGESQLPPSSGSTQSPACSSDVYHKQLAALNCSVRDWIVKHVNANPLCDLTPIFRDYEKYLAEIEQQGIGSDSGSESDGNKAAGSQPGTAFSGSNLQPSSPFFFNSNKSEDLPGKSTELEKKPEPKLGSKSAVTFTFGKSVDSSGLKSSSLSNFSFSSGSTSLFGKDASQGSAPSFASKVSDTQMESASNEEKGEEEEEEPPKVVVNEIKEDDAFYSKKCKIFYKKDNEFKEKGVGTLHLKPAGNQKTQLLVRADTNLGNILLNILVPPNMPCSRTGKNNVLIVCIPNPPVDEKNATVPVPMLIRVKTSEDADELHKTLTEKKEA; this comes from the exons ATGGGAACCTTCTCAGTGGCCAGTGAAGAAGTTTTGAAGAACCGAGCAATTAAGAAGGCAAAGCGTAGGAATGTGGGATTAGAG TCTGACAGTGGAGGagcttttaaaggttttaaaggaTTTGTTCTGTCTTCTGGAGGTGCCGGGTTTTCTGGCTTTGGCAACGGCACCGGAGCCAAGCCCTTCGGACTTTCCAACGGTAGCAGCAGCAGCGTTACAAACACTTGTTCATTCATCAGTTTAAAGGCAGCCACTGAAACACAAACTACATTAGCCA GCCCTGCGGTATCCAGTGGCTCCATAAATATTACAGGGCTTGAGAAGAAGCCCACAAGCCTAGAAACGAATGGTGAGAGTCAGCTGCCACCATCCTCGGGATCCACTCAAAGCCCAGCGTGCAGCTCTGATGTTTACCACAAGCAGCTGGCTGCTCTCAATTGTTCGGTGCGCGACTGGATCGTGAAGCATGTCAATGCCAATCCGCTCTGTGACTTGACCCCAATCTTCAGAGACTACGAGAAGTACCTCGCTGAGATAGAGCAACAGGGGATCGGTAGTGACAGTGGCTCGGAAAGCGACGGTAACAAGGCGGCCGGGAGTCAGCCTGGCACTGCCTTCAGCGGTTCTAATCTCCAACCGAGCTCACCGTTTTTCTTCAACAGCAACAAGTCTGAGGATTTGCCTGGGAAGAGCACGGAATTGGAAAAGAAACCAGAACCAAAACTAGGGTCGAAGTCCGCAGTCACGTTTACTTTTGGCAAGAGCGTTGACAGCTCAGGGCTGAAGTCCAGCTCTTTGTCTAATTTCTCGTTCTCCTCTGGAAGCACAAGTTTATTTGGGAAAGACGCAAGCCAGGGCAGCGCTCCTTCATTTGCCAGCAAGGTGTCGGACACACAGATGGAAAGTGCCAGCAATGAAGAGAAAG gtgaagaagaggaggaggagcctccAAAAGTTGTAGTTAATGAAATAAAGGAAGATGACGCCTTCTACTCAAAGAA ATGCAAAATCTTCTACAAGAAAGACAACGAATTTAAAGAAAAAGGCGTAGGGACATTACACCTGAAGCCCGCAGGAAATCAGAAGACTCAGCTGTTAGTAAGGGCAGACACCAATTTAG GCAACATACTGCTGAACATTTTGGTGCCCCCTAACATGCCCTGCTCAAGGACAGGGAAGAACAACGTCCTCATTGTCTGCATTCCAAATCCACCCGTTGACGAGAAGAACGCCACCGTGCCCGTCCCCATGCTGATCCGAGTCAAAACGAGCGAGGACGCTGACGAACTGCACAAAACCCTGACGGAGAAGAAGGAGGCCTGA
- the NUP50 gene encoding nuclear pore complex protein Nup50 isoform X3, with protein MWMPESEGCKMAKRVAEKELTDRNWDQEEETEESDSGGAFKGFKGFVLSSGGAGFSGFGNGTGAKPFGLSNGSSSSVTNTCSFISLKAATETQTTLASPAVSSGSINITGLEKKPTSLETNGESQLPPSSGSTQSPACSSDVYHKQLAALNCSVRDWIVKHVNANPLCDLTPIFRDYEKYLAEIEQQGIGSDSGSESDGNKAAGSQPGTAFSGSNLQPSSPFFFNSNKSEDLPGKSTELEKKPEPKLGSKSAVTFTFGKSVDSSGLKSSSLSNFSFSSGSTSLFGKDASQGSAPSFASKVSDTQMESASNEEKGEEEEEEPPKVVVNEIKEDDAFYSKKCKIFYKKDNEFKEKGVGTLHLKPAGNQKTQLLVRADTNLGNILLNILVPPNMPCSRTGKNNVLIVCIPNPPVDEKNATVPVPMLIRVKTSEDADELHKTLTEKKEA; from the exons TCTGACAGTGGAGGagcttttaaaggttttaaaggaTTTGTTCTGTCTTCTGGAGGTGCCGGGTTTTCTGGCTTTGGCAACGGCACCGGAGCCAAGCCCTTCGGACTTTCCAACGGTAGCAGCAGCAGCGTTACAAACACTTGTTCATTCATCAGTTTAAAGGCAGCCACTGAAACACAAACTACATTAGCCA GCCCTGCGGTATCCAGTGGCTCCATAAATATTACAGGGCTTGAGAAGAAGCCCACAAGCCTAGAAACGAATGGTGAGAGTCAGCTGCCACCATCCTCGGGATCCACTCAAAGCCCAGCGTGCAGCTCTGATGTTTACCACAAGCAGCTGGCTGCTCTCAATTGTTCGGTGCGCGACTGGATCGTGAAGCATGTCAATGCCAATCCGCTCTGTGACTTGACCCCAATCTTCAGAGACTACGAGAAGTACCTCGCTGAGATAGAGCAACAGGGGATCGGTAGTGACAGTGGCTCGGAAAGCGACGGTAACAAGGCGGCCGGGAGTCAGCCTGGCACTGCCTTCAGCGGTTCTAATCTCCAACCGAGCTCACCGTTTTTCTTCAACAGCAACAAGTCTGAGGATTTGCCTGGGAAGAGCACGGAATTGGAAAAGAAACCAGAACCAAAACTAGGGTCGAAGTCCGCAGTCACGTTTACTTTTGGCAAGAGCGTTGACAGCTCAGGGCTGAAGTCCAGCTCTTTGTCTAATTTCTCGTTCTCCTCTGGAAGCACAAGTTTATTTGGGAAAGACGCAAGCCAGGGCAGCGCTCCTTCATTTGCCAGCAAGGTGTCGGACACACAGATGGAAAGTGCCAGCAATGAAGAGAAAG gtgaagaagaggaggaggagcctccAAAAGTTGTAGTTAATGAAATAAAGGAAGATGACGCCTTCTACTCAAAGAA ATGCAAAATCTTCTACAAGAAAGACAACGAATTTAAAGAAAAAGGCGTAGGGACATTACACCTGAAGCCCGCAGGAAATCAGAAGACTCAGCTGTTAGTAAGGGCAGACACCAATTTAG GCAACATACTGCTGAACATTTTGGTGCCCCCTAACATGCCCTGCTCAAGGACAGGGAAGAACAACGTCCTCATTGTCTGCATTCCAAATCCACCCGTTGACGAGAAGAACGCCACCGTGCCCGTCCCCATGCTGATCCGAGTCAAAACGAGCGAGGACGCTGACGAACTGCACAAAACCCTGACGGAGAAGAAGGAGGCCTGA
- the NUP50 gene encoding nuclear pore complex protein Nup50 isoform X4 — protein MAKRVAEKELTDRNWDQEEETEESDSGGAFKGFKGFVLSSGGAGFSGFGNGTGAKPFGLSNGSSSSVTNTCSFISLKAATETQTTLASPAVSSGSINITGLEKKPTSLETNGESQLPPSSGSTQSPACSSDVYHKQLAALNCSVRDWIVKHVNANPLCDLTPIFRDYEKYLAEIEQQGIGSDSGSESDGNKAAGSQPGTAFSGSNLQPSSPFFFNSNKSEDLPGKSTELEKKPEPKLGSKSAVTFTFGKSVDSSGLKSSSLSNFSFSSGSTSLFGKDASQGSAPSFASKVSDTQMESASNEEKGEEEEEEPPKVVVNEIKEDDAFYSKKCKIFYKKDNEFKEKGVGTLHLKPAGNQKTQLLVRADTNLGNILLNILVPPNMPCSRTGKNNVLIVCIPNPPVDEKNATVPVPMLIRVKTSEDADELHKTLTEKKEA, from the exons TCTGACAGTGGAGGagcttttaaaggttttaaaggaTTTGTTCTGTCTTCTGGAGGTGCCGGGTTTTCTGGCTTTGGCAACGGCACCGGAGCCAAGCCCTTCGGACTTTCCAACGGTAGCAGCAGCAGCGTTACAAACACTTGTTCATTCATCAGTTTAAAGGCAGCCACTGAAACACAAACTACATTAGCCA GCCCTGCGGTATCCAGTGGCTCCATAAATATTACAGGGCTTGAGAAGAAGCCCACAAGCCTAGAAACGAATGGTGAGAGTCAGCTGCCACCATCCTCGGGATCCACTCAAAGCCCAGCGTGCAGCTCTGATGTTTACCACAAGCAGCTGGCTGCTCTCAATTGTTCGGTGCGCGACTGGATCGTGAAGCATGTCAATGCCAATCCGCTCTGTGACTTGACCCCAATCTTCAGAGACTACGAGAAGTACCTCGCTGAGATAGAGCAACAGGGGATCGGTAGTGACAGTGGCTCGGAAAGCGACGGTAACAAGGCGGCCGGGAGTCAGCCTGGCACTGCCTTCAGCGGTTCTAATCTCCAACCGAGCTCACCGTTTTTCTTCAACAGCAACAAGTCTGAGGATTTGCCTGGGAAGAGCACGGAATTGGAAAAGAAACCAGAACCAAAACTAGGGTCGAAGTCCGCAGTCACGTTTACTTTTGGCAAGAGCGTTGACAGCTCAGGGCTGAAGTCCAGCTCTTTGTCTAATTTCTCGTTCTCCTCTGGAAGCACAAGTTTATTTGGGAAAGACGCAAGCCAGGGCAGCGCTCCTTCATTTGCCAGCAAGGTGTCGGACACACAGATGGAAAGTGCCAGCAATGAAGAGAAAG gtgaagaagaggaggaggagcctccAAAAGTTGTAGTTAATGAAATAAAGGAAGATGACGCCTTCTACTCAAAGAA ATGCAAAATCTTCTACAAGAAAGACAACGAATTTAAAGAAAAAGGCGTAGGGACATTACACCTGAAGCCCGCAGGAAATCAGAAGACTCAGCTGTTAGTAAGGGCAGACACCAATTTAG GCAACATACTGCTGAACATTTTGGTGCCCCCTAACATGCCCTGCTCAAGGACAGGGAAGAACAACGTCCTCATTGTCTGCATTCCAAATCCACCCGTTGACGAGAAGAACGCCACCGTGCCCGTCCCCATGCTGATCCGAGTCAAAACGAGCGAGGACGCTGACGAACTGCACAAAACCCTGACGGAGAAGAAGGAGGCCTGA
- the NUP50 gene encoding nuclear pore complex protein Nup50 isoform X1 encodes MWMPESEGCKMAKRVAEKELTDRNWDQEEETEEMGTFSVASEEVLKNRAIKKAKRRNVGLESDSGGAFKGFKGFVLSSGGAGFSGFGNGTGAKPFGLSNGSSSSVTNTCSFISLKAATETQTTLASPAVSSGSINITGLEKKPTSLETNGESQLPPSSGSTQSPACSSDVYHKQLAALNCSVRDWIVKHVNANPLCDLTPIFRDYEKYLAEIEQQGIGSDSGSESDGNKAAGSQPGTAFSGSNLQPSSPFFFNSNKSEDLPGKSTELEKKPEPKLGSKSAVTFTFGKSVDSSGLKSSSLSNFSFSSGSTSLFGKDASQGSAPSFASKVSDTQMESASNEEKGEEEEEEPPKVVVNEIKEDDAFYSKKCKIFYKKDNEFKEKGVGTLHLKPAGNQKTQLLVRADTNLGNILLNILVPPNMPCSRTGKNNVLIVCIPNPPVDEKNATVPVPMLIRVKTSEDADELHKTLTEKKEA; translated from the exons ATGGGAACCTTCTCAGTGGCCAGTGAAGAAGTTTTGAAGAACCGAGCAATTAAGAAGGCAAAGCGTAGGAATGTGGGATTAGAG TCTGACAGTGGAGGagcttttaaaggttttaaaggaTTTGTTCTGTCTTCTGGAGGTGCCGGGTTTTCTGGCTTTGGCAACGGCACCGGAGCCAAGCCCTTCGGACTTTCCAACGGTAGCAGCAGCAGCGTTACAAACACTTGTTCATTCATCAGTTTAAAGGCAGCCACTGAAACACAAACTACATTAGCCA GCCCTGCGGTATCCAGTGGCTCCATAAATATTACAGGGCTTGAGAAGAAGCCCACAAGCCTAGAAACGAATGGTGAGAGTCAGCTGCCACCATCCTCGGGATCCACTCAAAGCCCAGCGTGCAGCTCTGATGTTTACCACAAGCAGCTGGCTGCTCTCAATTGTTCGGTGCGCGACTGGATCGTGAAGCATGTCAATGCCAATCCGCTCTGTGACTTGACCCCAATCTTCAGAGACTACGAGAAGTACCTCGCTGAGATAGAGCAACAGGGGATCGGTAGTGACAGTGGCTCGGAAAGCGACGGTAACAAGGCGGCCGGGAGTCAGCCTGGCACTGCCTTCAGCGGTTCTAATCTCCAACCGAGCTCACCGTTTTTCTTCAACAGCAACAAGTCTGAGGATTTGCCTGGGAAGAGCACGGAATTGGAAAAGAAACCAGAACCAAAACTAGGGTCGAAGTCCGCAGTCACGTTTACTTTTGGCAAGAGCGTTGACAGCTCAGGGCTGAAGTCCAGCTCTTTGTCTAATTTCTCGTTCTCCTCTGGAAGCACAAGTTTATTTGGGAAAGACGCAAGCCAGGGCAGCGCTCCTTCATTTGCCAGCAAGGTGTCGGACACACAGATGGAAAGTGCCAGCAATGAAGAGAAAG gtgaagaagaggaggaggagcctccAAAAGTTGTAGTTAATGAAATAAAGGAAGATGACGCCTTCTACTCAAAGAA ATGCAAAATCTTCTACAAGAAAGACAACGAATTTAAAGAAAAAGGCGTAGGGACATTACACCTGAAGCCCGCAGGAAATCAGAAGACTCAGCTGTTAGTAAGGGCAGACACCAATTTAG GCAACATACTGCTGAACATTTTGGTGCCCCCTAACATGCCCTGCTCAAGGACAGGGAAGAACAACGTCCTCATTGTCTGCATTCCAAATCCACCCGTTGACGAGAAGAACGCCACCGTGCCCGTCCCCATGCTGATCCGAGTCAAAACGAGCGAGGACGCTGACGAACTGCACAAAACCCTGACGGAGAAGAAGGAGGCCTGA